A segment of the Zingiber officinale cultivar Zhangliang chromosome 8B, Zo_v1.1, whole genome shotgun sequence genome:
agccccagtgcgagttataagtgagcatgctctcacgactaacgacctcttggtcagtgATCCAGGCTCTcgccctagtgcaagttataagtgagcatactctcacaaccaacgacctctagATCGATGTTCCAAGCTCTCgacctagtgcgagttataagtgagcatgctctcacgactaacaacctctcggtcggtgttccaggctctcaccccagtgcgagttataagtgaatatgccttcacaaccaacgacctctcgatcagcGCGCCCTAGTgcgtgagcatgctctcatgaccgtGGATTATAAGCAAGTAAGGCCTTCACTAACTATCTCTTGGTCAGTATTTTGAATTCACCCCATCAGGGGTGATAGACGGGCAGGGCCCTTGCCATGACTCAGAGAAGTAGTTTTCCTGAGAGAAATTAGCGTTACTATAGTCACATAATTCGTGGGCATTCATAAACGCCCTTTCTATTAAAGATGTTTGCATGAAGCAAGAAAATTCCAGTAGGAAAGGAATAAAGAGACAGGAATAAAGACTGAAATCCGAGCAAATccatatttaattgataaattacaGGGAAGCACCCCTTAAACAAAATTTCATTCTTAAATCTGTAAAAACATAGGAGTCATCTAAGTGCTCAGAACTCTCTTCCGGGGCCAGCCGTAGGTCGGCACTCCGGGCATTAGCGTTCCGCTTGACCTGCTTGCTTAAGATGGATTCGAGTCTGTTCTAACTCAGCCTGAGTCAACTGAAGAGTGCGCCGTTGTTGAGCGATAGTTTCATCTTTAATCTTTGCTTATTCCTGCAGAAGGGACATGGAAGAGGCGTGTTTCTCTTTCAAGTAGATCATGAATTGAGCTTGGCTCTCCATGTCTGAATAAGCTTTCTATTTCAGCACTACCTCAACACGGGCCCGCAATTTAGCAGCTAGCCAAAGTTCTTCAATTTCCCTACGAAGGGAAGATTGAGGGTCTCTCTCTTGCGTCATCTCAGCTAATGTGTTATCCTTCTGGGCAAGCAGGTGGGCCATATGAGTCAATTGCTAGCGAAGGTGTTGCAGTTCATCCAACTCGAAGCTCGAATCCATGATTAAGGGGCGCCAGTTAAAGGGAAGTGTGTCTCTCTGAGCGGAGCTCAAACCCCCTTTAAAGAGGAGGAGGGGAGAAGTCAACTTTTACAGATATTAAAGTGGTCTTTCTCCCGAGGTTGATTGAGCAATTAAATAGGTTGTCATACCGATGGTATGGGGAAAGAAGCAGCATTTATAGTGGCAAAGTAAATGAAACTCAAGTTGAAGTCTAGTTAGTCAGACttgaacctccttcgactagacttggaggagaGACTTGTGATACAGTGCATAAAGGTGGGGCCCGATGAATctaggcagtcagaagtcaagggaacgTAGCGATCAGAAGTCAAGAGAACGTGACGGACAGAAGTCGaggggatgtggcagtcaaaagtcaagggggtgTGGCAGTCAAGGGCAGTCAGAAAGTAAGAGGATGTGACAATCAACAGATAGGAGAGGAAAGGAGTTAGGTCGTATGACGTCATCAGCCATATAATTCCCGATCGGGTAACGATATATCAGGGTCGTCCCATATCTGAGACACAATATGTAACCTGAAGTAGCCTGAAGTAGTGTCTGACCTGCCCCGACTGGTCTGGTTTCCTCAACCCTGACCACATAGTCAAGCCTGGTACTTTCAGTGAGACAACTCTTGGTCGGCCTTTCGGTGATCCAAGCATGAAAGGTGGGACTCTCGCCACAGCTCGTCTCCCTCATCTAGACTCGAGTCAGGTGTTACACCTGAACGGTCATCCCGAGCTGCCCATAGCCAAACCTGAGCGAGACAAAAAGCACTAGGAGACAACGATGTTAGGAAATCGTAACCTCCTGTCAGGGAATAACTATCATACGTTAGGGAATATTCTAATGGTCTGTTATCATCGGCTAATGGAACCTTCTTTCAGCCAATGAGAGGGCATCACATGTCCTCTATCACTCGACAGactctgacacccgacattctctgacattggTCAAGCTCCAAAGGtacgcattgtcatataaaaagggaggttctcTCCCTTAGCCAAGTGCACGCGCAGATTCGTCATCgtcttctacagttcttttttccttcgtacactgttcttctgagaAAAAAACACCTGACTTGACTATCGGAGGACCTGCGCCGGAGACTTTTTTCCTGATTTCTAACGTTCCGtatgcttgtctgagtgtgcgcaaagCCTAAGTACCACCGGTCTCATCACCACTGTCCTTGAGCTCCACATGGGAGTCTGTCTTTCCGGTGCACATACATTGAGTGTATCCACGTTACTTATCCATCAACAACGACGTCATCTCAACCGatcttcatctgactcagattctggacaGGATCACTTACATGtattataaatcaaaatatgtgagaaatatatatatatatatatatatatatatataagttaatTCATTTCTTCCCTCCTAAGTAGAAAAAACAGGAAAAATAAGTAAACCAATATCGTGCAGAGAAATTGAAGGATAATCTACAGCAATTAATATAATCACTCTCTGTTTCCCAAATCCATGGATGAGAGACTGACTATATGCGAGCACCAATGGAGTAGATATCAATATCGGGGAACGCTACATCGTCGCTGTCCTGAAAGAAAAACACTTGTATCAATCATACTTGATTTGCCACGGAAAATAGCACTAAACGTTCatcaaaaggagaaaggaaagaagaaccTTACAGGTTTAACAATGGCATGATTCCCCAATCCATATTCACCCTTATCGTCGGTCATGCAATTCTGTGTGATAAGTGGATTAGCAAAATTCAGTTGGCCTACTGCATTCACATCCAGCCTGTTGCCACCCAAGATGACCTCCGGCGTGTTAAGCTCGCCGCTTGTATGGTCGTTGCAAAGATCGGGCAACGAAGAACTTGCGTAAGCACTTGAAGCAGCACCCGGATGGAAAGCATAACCCCACCTCTGTTTAGAGTTGTTCATCATACTGAAATGAGGTAATTTAAGATCATTGTCCGAATGGACTTGATTATTGATACTGCCATCTGTAGTTGGGTCATGCAGAGGAGCAATGGCCATTGTGTTTGGACATTTATAGAAAGGTTTGGTGGATCCATGAGAAGTTGTTGAAGAAAGACTTCCTCCAACATTACCAGAAGATATGACATCGTGACCTAGAGGAAGTGTTACCAATGCGTTGGCAGGATCATCGGTTGAGCCAGCAGCACCTTGCCATGAGACACCACTAGATCTGTTGTTGCCCGAAAACTCAGAAATATCTTGAAGATCAAAGTCAAAAAACTCTGTGCTTGAGGAAGACATTTTGACAGGTGAGAAATCGCACAATCCTCCTAATTGAATTTTCTGCTTGTTCGCCTGAACTGGCGTGTGACTGTTAGTAACATTTTGAAAAGAATTGGCTTTCGGACCAGTAGCAAGTTCACTACTAGAAAAGCCGGCAGGCAACTGATTTTTCGGTTCCAACTCCAAATTCATCTGATGGTTTCCTAGCAGACTGATCCCTTGAATCTTTCCTAAATTATCGATGCATGGATAGCTTGTGCTTTTGTGCATTCCATCGTGCTGAACAGTCGGCGAAGGCAGCAGCCCCTGCATTCCGATCATTGATTGACCATTCATTCGACCGAGAATTCCATTTGATTGAAGAGATCCTATTGTTGGCAGTTGTCTTGAACCCCCAATTGTATAGTAATTTCGGAAACCATTCAAAGTAGCCATATTCAGATACGACGAGTGTCTACCTCCAACTGATGCAACCACAGAAGCCTGTTGTCCGGCCACTAAACTGAGCCTCTTGAGATAGAGCCTATACTTCTGCAATCATAATAGCCGCGAGTAACTATTGAAACATCACCAATATAATAGAAATAAGCGAAAAGTCGTACTTAGCATAGACAACAGATGCATAAAGAGCTAATGATGGAAGAAACAAAATGGAGTGAAATATCTTTCTATATAACATACAAAAGTTGAGAAGCATGCCTGCAGATGGCTTGCTACATTCTCTCTTGTTAGCTTTTCGACATTCATAAGATCAAGGATCTTTTTGGGTACAGCCTCTGCATCAGAAGGAACAAGTCATTTAATGCATGGATTTAGATGTTTCTGAAACAAATTTGATGACACTTACTCTCGATACCCAATTGATTGACTGCAGCAACAAATTTCCTATGCAGCTCAATAGTCCAGACAACTCTAGGCTTCTTCTGGCAAGATGGATCATCATTCTCTTGCAAATCGTCATCACTGTCATCTTCATCGGTAGCCTCCCTCTGGTCCTTGCGCTTCTTGTTGATTTTTCCATTGAGTTCATCTGCCTCATTTCCATCTTCAGTGACTTGAGTCTTGTGGTCATCATACCTACTGTTGCATCCTTTTTCAAACCTCCTCCTCCTAATAACATGTTGCCATATGTTCCTCAGTTCCTCGATCCGCACTGGCTTCAGCAGATAGTCGCAAGCACCGTGACTGATTCCCTGCATCACAGTTTGGGTGTTTCCATTTGCAGACAACACTGCATCATAGATCCTCCAATAACTCATCATATCATTAATCTCATTTCAATTCAACAACCAAATTATTTCTACCTTTCCTAAGAAACAAAAGTGAAAAAACACATCAACTTGAGATCTTTTTTCATTCATTCTAAAGTAAGTGCTAGATAATAACAGTTACAATCATAAAAACAACCACTGCTACTATGTGAATAAATTAAAGAGGCTTACTGATAACCGGCAAGTCCATCTCGAGCCCCACAAGCTCTAGAAGCTTGAATCCATCCATGTCCGGCATGTGCACGTCACTGATAACTAGATCAAATCTGTCTTTGTTCTCTCTTAACAAGTTCAGTGCCGTGATCGCTTTATCAGTAGTGGTAACTGAAGAACCAATACATACAAACAAACAAACCATGATAACGGTGGGTTAAAATCTTGTTTTGTAATGAAAACAGATAGATTCAGCTGTTTGAAAGCCCAAGGTTCACACACAGTCCTTCTCATGTGCTATTTTGCTTCAACTGATAAAAATACGAACAAGGTGAGAACAAAGGGGGGAAAGGGGACAAACCATTGTACTGGCAGTGGAGCAGAAGGGCCTCCAACAACTTGAGACAGAGAGGATCATCATCCACCGCAAGAACACGCATGCCCACAGGGAACTGATCCCTCCTACTCCCCTTCCTCTCCTCCAACATCATGGCTCCGAATCAATCTCGCGTCGCCTcgaagtaaccctagacaagaagTAAACTTTGACTGCGAGATGGGATCTTTGGACGAGTAGAGAGCGAAAGATACAATCTTTGAGCGGAAGAAGCAAGCTCTGGATGGAAATCAACAGAAGAAATGGCGAagagagagaaggaggaggagcgcACAGCGATGTCGAATAGGGAAAAAGGCAAAACGAGCGGCAGGCATTGAAGCTGGGAATTTGATAAAGGCCTGAATTCATTCACTGATATAGGAAATTTCCTCTTCTCCTGCAGCTATTGAGGACTTCTTTTGGCATATTTCCACAACGCCATCATTGAGCACAAGCAATAAAATCGCCACTGGTGACAAGTTGAAGAGGGGGATTGGAATCTAGGGAGCTATATCCTACGAGAGGGAGAAGAAATAAAGGGAAAGGTCTTGATTGGATTAGGCCTTGTCCTCATCTCAATTTTGGTTCTTGCGCATCATCCAATTTCCAACCACATGTAAAATTCTTGGCATTGTGTCTGCTAACACTTTCTGTTTTTTCTTAGGAAAAACATATAGGCTTTTCCtcaaaattttgtttttgtt
Coding sequences within it:
- the LOC122014946 gene encoding two-component response regulator ORR24-like isoform X1, which codes for MMLEERKGSRRDQFPVGMRVLAVDDDPLCLKLLEALLLHCQYNVTTTDKAITALNLLRENKDRFDLVISDVHMPDMDGFKLLELVGLEMDLPVIMLSANGNTQTVMQGISHGACDYLLKPVRIEELRNIWQHVIRRRRFEKGCNSRYDDHKTQVTEDGNEADELNGKINKKRKDQREATDEDDSDDDLQENDDPSCQKKPRVVWTIELHRKFVAAVNQLGIEKAVPKKILDLMNVEKLTRENVASHLQACFSTFKYRLYLKRLSLVAGQQASVVASVGGRHSSYLNMATLNGFRNYYTIGGSRQLPTIGSLQSNGILGRMNGQSMIGMQGLLPSPTVQHDGMHKSTSYPCIDNLGKIQGISLLGNHQMNLELEPKNQLPAGFSSSELATGPKANSFQNVTNSHTPVQANKQKIQLGGLCDFSPVKMSSSSTEFFDFDLQDISEFSGNNRSSGVSWQGAAGSTDDPANALVTLPLGHDVISSGNVGGSLSSTTSHGSTKPFYKCPNTMAIAPLHDPTTDGSINNQVHSDNDLKLPHFSMMNNSKQRWGYAFHPGAASSAYASSSLPDLCNDHTSGELNTPEVILGGNRLDVNAVGQLNFANPLITQNCMTDDKGEYGLGNHAIVKPDSDDVAFPDIDIYSIGARI
- the LOC122014946 gene encoding two-component response regulator ORR24-like isoform X2, with the protein product MMLEERKGSRRDQFPVGMRVLAVDDDPLCLKLLEALLLHCQYNVTTTDKAITALNLLRENKDRFDLVISDVHMPDMDGFKLLELVGLEMDLPVIMLSANGNTQTVMQGISHGACDYLLKPVRIEELRNIWQHVIRRRRFEKGCNSRYDDHKTQVTEDGNEADELNGKINKKRKDQREATDEDDSDDDLQENDDPSCQKKPRVVWTIELHRKFVAAVNQLGIEKAVPKKILDLMNVEKLTRENVASHLQKYRLYLKRLSLVAGQQASVVASVGGRHSSYLNMATLNGFRNYYTIGGSRQLPTIGSLQSNGILGRMNGQSMIGMQGLLPSPTVQHDGMHKSTSYPCIDNLGKIQGISLLGNHQMNLELEPKNQLPAGFSSSELATGPKANSFQNVTNSHTPVQANKQKIQLGGLCDFSPVKMSSSSTEFFDFDLQDISEFSGNNRSSGVSWQGAAGSTDDPANALVTLPLGHDVISSGNVGGSLSSTTSHGSTKPFYKCPNTMAIAPLHDPTTDGSINNQVHSDNDLKLPHFSMMNNSKQRWGYAFHPGAASSAYASSSLPDLCNDHTSGELNTPEVILGGNRLDVNAVGQLNFANPLITQNCMTDDKGEYGLGNHAIVKPDSDDVAFPDIDIYSIGARI